The sequence GTCAATTCAAATGAGACAATGCAAAAATTTCCACAAATCCGAAATGGTCGAGCATATTCACATGAAGATTATGTTTATTACAAAAATATTTATCTTTTTACAGGATTTGGCGGACACGGTTTTACACTTGCTCCATATCTTTCGTATAAATTTGTACAGAATTTAAAAAGCGGAAAAGAGTTTTTAGATGATTTTGTAGAACCTCATCGCTTTTTTACACGATGGGTTAAGAAGCAAGGCTAGTTTCCAAAAGAGGAAACTGGAAAAAAATTAAAGCTCTTTGCCTTTCATTTTTTTGATTTGATGAATATACTGATACGACTTTGGAATTTCATGTTTGTACGGAATTTCAATTGATTTAAGAATTTCAGCAAAATCTGGAAAAAGATAACTTGACAAACTACCTGGAACTGAATTTATCTCATTCAAATATACTTTTCCATCAATCACAAAGAAATCACAACGAATCACTGAACCATGAAAAAGATCACTGTAAATTGCTGTAAATTTTGCGATGAGGTCTTTTCTCAAATTTTTATCAATATCCGCATTTTGAACTGTTTCAGAACGAGAAAAATCAAGATATTTCCCGTCAAAATCAAGAATTCTGTCCTTAACAGGTTTTTCAATATTTGAAACAACAAGTCTAGTTGTATAAGTTCCAGCGATGTTATACTCTTCAACACCTTCGATAAATGGTTCTGCAATTGCCATATCATCATATTGAAAAGCTGTATCAAGTGCATATTCTAATTCAGACTCTTTTTCAACAATTGAAACTCCAAGCGAACTTCCAAGAGTTAAAGGTTTGATGATGACAGGGAAAGAGAGTTTTTTTAGGATTCTTTCTCCTTTTCTGGATAGAACTTCATAATCAAGAGTCTCAACACCAATACTATTTGCATAAAGTTTTGTCAATTCCTTATTTAGAGAAATAACACTTGCTTCTCTTCGAGGAGAAATCACATTGAAATCATAAAGCTCAAGAAGTGAAAAAAGAACACCGTCCTCTCCTGTTCCTCCATGAACCAAATTTATTACTTTCAAATTCGAGAATTTTTCTTTACCAAAAATAACTTTTGTCTCAAAAAAACCAGAGTTTAGCGATAGCTTTTTCTCTTTTTTATACTCTTTTGAAGAGAAAAAATTAATATTCATTTTATCTTCAGGAATTAGATAAAAATCTTTGTCAAAATCAAAAAAGATAAAAAGAGGGTTTTCCCCTCCAAGAACTTTTTTTAAAGTAATTGCACTAACTATACTAATTTCATGCTCGAAACTAATACCACCAAAAACTATCGCAAATTTCATTTCAGCTCTTTCTTAACTTTTGTAGAGTGAGAGTTCATCTTGGAGTTTCATACCACTTGTATTTAACTCTTCCGCTGTATTCAACATATCATTAATACTTCTTGTATTTTCATCTGAAAGTTTTGTGATTTGTTGAATTTTCTGAATAATATCAGTTGTCTTTTTTGTAGCATCACTCGCAACTTCAACTGTTGATTCAATAAGTGTAACAGACTCTTTGATATTTTCTGAAGACTCTGTAATTTTCTTATCTGCATCTTTTGAAATTACGGAAAGTTGATTGATTTGACCAGAACTTTTGTTCATCTCTTTTGCACTATCTCGGATTTCATCAAGAACAGTTCCAACAATTTTATTAACTTCGCCAAGACTTTCTTGAGTTTTTTCAGCAAGTTTTGTAACTTCAAAAGCAACAACTGCAAATCCTCGACCATATTCACCAGCACGAGCAGCTTCAATCGCAGCATTTAATGCAAGAAGATTTGTTTGATCCGCAATATCATCAATTGTTAAAAGAACATCTCTAATTTTTTGTGCATTATCTGAAAGTAACGTAAGTCGCTTAGCAAGTTCTTTCTGATTTGTAGAAGCACCTTGGACTTTTTTCGATAAATCAGAAACCTCATCTTTTGCTTTGATCAACTCATGATTTGAACGACTGATAAGCTCTTTTGATTCTTTAATTTTTCCAGATGTGTCCATAAGATTTGCAGAAATTGTTTTTCCACTATCCGAGATACTTGTAAGGGTTTTATTTTCAGATGAGATTCTTTGAGAAATTGACTCCGAAACTTTTATAACTTGCCGTGAAACACTCAAGTTTCTTTCTGCCAACTCTTTAACTATATTTACTAGGTCTTGAATTCTAGCAATAAAACTGTTGATATTTCCACCAACTTCACCAAATTCGTCTTTTCTATAAATATGGAGTCTTTGAGTTAAATCACCTTCACCTTCTGAAATGCCTGATGTAGTATAAACAATATCTACAAGCGGTGCACTCATAAATTTGTCAATAAAAATAAACATTGTAACAATTGCAAGGATTCCTGTAATTAAAGAGATTGCAAAAACAATATTTATAACTTCAACTGTCTCTTTAGTTCCTTCAGAAATAGCAACTTCACTAATAATTGCCCAATTTCTATCAAAAACTTTGATTGAATCGTAGGCAAGAATTGTTTCTCTACCGAGATAATTTTTTTCTTGAAGACCAGTTCCTCTATTTCCAAGAAGAGCATCTTTGATATAGTGATTTTTAATTTCATGAATACCAATTGTTGATTTCGATTTTTTGATTAAGTAATTACTACTAAGTTCTTCAATAAATCTACTATTTGTTCTCATTTTATAGTCTGAGCCAACAATATAAGTCTCATCAGTTTCACCGAAATAATTGCTACTTAAAAGAGAGTCAATCTTATTAATTGGAAGTTGGAATGCAATAACACCCTCTAATTTTCCGTCAATATAAATTGGAGAAGATACGAAAGAGGCAGGGGCATTGTATGATGGTTCGTAGTAATCATAATCTTCAAAAATAACTTCGCCCTCAGTGGATTTAATTGTTCGGAAAAATATTCTTCCAAGAGCAGAAAGTTTATAAACACCATCTCTTAAATTTGTTGCAAAGTCTTTCTCTTTATAAGTTGTATAAACAATATCTCCGTTTTTGTCAATAAGAAAAATATCGTAAAACTCAAACTCTTTTAGAACCTTATTAAAATTATCATGGTATTTTTTATGCTGATTCATATATGAGATGTACTCATACTTTGCGTCAAATGTTAGATCATTTTTTTCACCAATATTTGCATTATTATCTAGAATAAAAATTTTGTGGGCAATTTTTCCATTTAAAGACGAAGGAAGATACTGTTTTAGTAATTTTGTTCCATTTACCTCAACATCATAATTTACTTTTGAAATATATTCTGTTTTATAGTGATGGATGAGGTCTTTATTTAACTCTTCTTCATCAACTTTAACTTCATCAGAAATCTTACCGAAGGATTCTCTAAAAGCTAAGAGGCTCTCTTTTGTAAACTCATTAACAGCAAGGGAAGAAGCGACAGATTTGTATGTATTAAACATCTTTTCTATAAAAAGAGTTTTATCTGCAATATTTGCTTGTAGATTCTCTTTCGTGCTTTCTAATAGTGTTGTTTCAAAAGAGCTAACCGCCGTCATGGTGGTTATCGCTACAGAAATAACAACTGATAAAATTGAAAGCCCAATTATCCTGAACTTAACCGACATTTGAAACCTTTAAGGTAAATTTTTTACGGGATATTCCCTACAATTTGCTTTTTTAATCATAACACAAAAAACTTTAACAAAAAATAGAATTGGAATTTCTTATTATTGCACAAATTTTGGTATGTAATTAAACATTCGTTCTGAAAACTCAACCGTTAGATTTAACATCCACGGCATAGTTAAGATCATTACAATAACAACACCAATAATTTTTGGGATAAAAGAGAGGGTCATCTCATTAATTTGGGTCGTTGCTTGAAAAATTGAGACTGCCAAACCAAGTAACATACCAGTTAATAGAGTTGGCAAACCTAGGAATAGAGCCAATTTGAAAGTCTCTATTCCTAATTTAATCAGCTCATTTTCCATCTCTAATTTTTGCCGATTTCACCGTGTTTTTTAGAAGCATTGCAATTGTCATTGGTCCAACTCCACCTGGAACTGGTGTAATATAACTAGCTTTTTTGGAAACATTCTCAAAATCAACATCACCAACAATTTTTCCATCTGCTCTTTTATTTATACCTACATCAAGAACAACTACTCCATCTTTAACCATATCAGCTCCGATGAGGTTCTCTTTTCCAACCGCAACAACAAGAATGTCTGCTTTCAAAGTATGCTCTTTTAAATTTTGTGTGTAGATGTGGCAAATCTCAACTGTTGCATTTCTAT is a genomic window of Thiovulum sp. ES containing:
- a CDS encoding ATP-grasp enzyme, D-alanine-D-alanine ligase (PFAM: D-ala D-ala ligase C-terminus; D-ala D-ala ligase N-terminus~TIGRFAM: D-alanine--D-alanine ligase), encoding MKFAIVFGGISFEHEISIVSAITLKKVLGGENPLFIFFDFDKDFYLIPEDKMNINFFSSKEYKKEKKLSLNSGFFETKVIFGKEKFSNLKVINLVHGGTGEDGVLFSLLELYDFNVISPRREASVISLNKELTKLYANSIGVETLDYEVLSRKGERILKKLSFPVIIKPLTLGSSLGVSIVEKESELEYALDTAFQYDDMAIAEPFIEGVEEYNIAGTYTTRLVVSNIEKPVKDRILDFDGKYLDFSRSETVQNADIDKNLRKDLIAKFTAIYSDLFHGSVIRCDFFVIDGKVYLNEINSVPGSLSSYLFPDFAEILKSIEIPYKHEIPKSYQYIHQIKKMKGKEL
- a CDS encoding Flagellar biosynthesis protein FliQ (PFAM: Bacterial export proteins, family 3~TIGRFAM: flagellar biosynthetic protein FliQ), with protein sequence MENELIKLGIETFKLALFLGLPTLLTGMLLGLAVSIFQATTQINEMTLSFIPKIIGVVIVMILTMPWMLNLTVEFSERMFNYIPKFVQ
- a CDS encoding Methyl-accepting chemotaxis protein Mcp8 (PFAM: HAMP domain; Methyl-accepting chemotaxis protein (MCP) signaling domain), encoding MSVKFRIIGLSILSVVISVAITTMTAVSSFETTLLESTKENLQANIADKTLFIEKMFNTYKSVASSLAVNEFTKESLLAFRESFGKISDEVKVDEEELNKDLIHHYKTEYISKVNYDVEVNGTKLLKQYLPSSLNGKIAHKIFILDNNANIGEKNDLTFDAKYEYISYMNQHKKYHDNFNKVLKEFEFYDIFLIDKNGDIVYTTYKEKDFATNLRDGVYKLSALGRIFFRTIKSTEGEVIFEDYDYYEPSYNAPASFVSSPIYIDGKLEGVIAFQLPINKIDSLLSSNYFGETDETYIVGSDYKMRTNSRFIEELSSNYLIKKSKSTIGIHEIKNHYIKDALLGNRGTGLQEKNYLGRETILAYDSIKVFDRNWAIISEVAISEGTKETVEVINIVFAISLITGILAIVTMFIFIDKFMSAPLVDIVYTTSGISEGEGDLTQRLHIYRKDEFGEVGGNINSFIARIQDLVNIVKELAERNLSVSRQVIKVSESISQRISSENKTLTSISDSGKTISANLMDTSGKIKESKELISRSNHELIKAKDEVSDLSKKVQGASTNQKELAKRLTLLSDNAQKIRDVLLTIDDIADQTNLLALNAAIEAARAGEYGRGFAVVAFEVTKLAEKTQESLGEVNKIVGTVLDEIRDSAKEMNKSSGQINQLSVISKDADKKITESSENIKESVTLIESTVEVASDATKKTTDIIQKIQQITKLSDENTRSINDMLNTAEELNTSGMKLQDELSLYKS